One Vigna unguiculata cultivar IT97K-499-35 chromosome 7, ASM411807v1, whole genome shotgun sequence genomic region harbors:
- the LOC114190524 gene encoding lactotransferrin-like, producing the protein MQIPTCPSFLLFFFFFNSLVHSSSSVQDFQPLPAPISGSDYDYEPHLSPPALPPVPAGGGGSDSLSGESVPPSLAVIGKRHHGSPEAPVKDNGGAWWCSVREEVEECRFFVSVINQLTGNSWKCVQREKAQECMVSIQKGEADLVNLEAGLAYTAFINHSMKAIASEMYCDHSKTYEAVAVVNRRVCESKEKISLMDFKGHKSCHGGYSTAVGWNYPINYIKNLINSAEQDSRKIAISFFSAVCAPSEVEGFDICSACSKENETCSERGKYSGHSGAFRCLVEELGDIAFVKSDTVLLYSMEGPHNQLWSTKSVRDFMYLCPQGGCREINGYPGDCSFGAVPADVIMTHNSMPNEKREHILETLTNTSLVDALHAPNNVRGHLFSPSTQGLAMIEKVTRLYLGKSASISQSIQKLNAPETGDNSYEADNGSEEASSSSYTCCSQVMTVLLLLMSLLLLGILTTK; encoded by the exons ATGCAGATCCCAACAtgtccttcttttcttctcttcttcttcttcttcaactcTCTTGTTCATTCATCATCCTCGGTTCAAG ATTTCCAGCCACTACCAGCACCCATCTCTGGCAGTGATTACGACTACGAGCCTCATCTGTCGCCACCGGCGCTTCCGCCTGTGCCtgctggtggtggtggtagcgaTTCTCTTTCCGGCGAGTCCGTTCCCCCGTCGCTGGCGGTGATTGGGAAGCGGCACCACGGATCTCCAGAAGCTCCGGTGAAGGACAACGGCGGTGCGTGGTGGTGTTCGGTGAGGGAGGAAGTGGAGGAGTGTCGATTCTTTGTGAGTGTGATTAACCAACTAACGGGCAACTCATGGAAATG TGTCCAAAGAGAAAAAGCCCAAGAGTGCATGGTTTCGATTCAGAAAGGAGAAGCAGATTTGGTGAACTTAGAAGCAGGGCTTGCTTATACTGCATTCATCAACCACTCTATGAAAGCCATAGCCAGTGAGATGTACTGTGATCATTCCAAAACCTATGAAGCAGTTGCAGTAGTAAACAGAAGGGTATGTGAGAGCAAGGAAAAAATCAGTTTAATGGACTTCAAAGGCCACAAGTCTTGTCATGGAGGTTACTCCACAGCAGTTGGATGGAACTACCCTatcaattacattaaaaatttaattaacagTGCAGAACAGGATAGCAGGAAAATTGCCATTAGTTTTTTCTCTGCTGTCTGTGCTCCATCAGAGGTTGAAGGTTTTGATATATGCAGTGCATGCAGCAAAGAGAATGAAACCTGCTCTGAAAGGGGTAAATACTCTGGTCATTCAGGAGCTTTTAGGTGTCTGGTAGAGGAATTGGGAGACATTGCTTTTGTCAAGAGTGATACTGTGTTGCTCTATTCAATGGAGGGGCCTCATAACCAATTATGGTCAACAAAGTCTGTCAGGGACTTCAT GTATCTTTGTCCGCAAGGAGGGTGCAGAGAAATCAATGGCTATCCTGGAGATTGTTC ATTTGGAGCCGTTCCTGCAGATGTGATAATGACTCATAACTCGATGCCCAACGAGAAGAGAGAGCATATTTTGGAAACATTAACGAATACTAGTTTGGTAGATGCTCTTCATGCCCCAAACAACGTTCGCGGCCACTTATTTAGTCCAAG TACCCAAGGACTAGCCATGATTGAAAAGGTCACACGGCTATATCTGGGGAAATCAGCTTCAATCTCACAGAGCATACAAAAATTGAATGCCCCAGAAACCGGAGACAACTCATATGAAGCAGATAACGGTTCAG AAGAAGCTTCTTCATCTTCATACACTTGCTGTTCACAAGTAATGACTGTGCTCTTACTCCTGATGTCACTGCTGTTACTTGGAATACTCACTACGAAATAG